The following are from one region of the Nicotiana tabacum cultivar K326 chromosome 3, ASM71507v2, whole genome shotgun sequence genome:
- the LOC107774356 gene encoding uncharacterized protein LOC107774356 isoform X1: protein MQGCAALSCSSNAISSAPVGLFFTQTLTLPFRNQSIGSSFPAQSSFKIFHVRQSTLPLLHCTATEEILEASETEGNFVETGYIYSVHGLQGEVRVKATTDFPELRFSEPGRRWLRQQVSGREMVQEIELVEGRGHPGQKSWILRFHEVNTIEQAQKLVGSTVLVKDEDRPVLEEGEFYTRDLVGMRVFLKETREPVGTVINVFNSGASDLLHVELDSNISLSDRNGKQRLEGGASGPLVWVPFVEAIVPTVDLSKREMLITPPKGLLELNIRADERSKKERRQLEWKERKKFQKRLIAAKKKLHEMEQDHIFHGFRYGEKNQRSFLADQIVDVNSMLLQHALQNMKMPYKRWSFPDFVNALEVSNTLKISKEFLSKENVEHSSICSKVQEQGRGLISCGKVAIVLALGEMLGWSIPEPVGSHNNEDIAYLHIKALVDDSLRLLKTEDQLSVPLILVCPAESIEYLKQLFMDHDYFSFNSEKVWFLGEEKLPVVTASQEEESKHKILMKSPWEILQQPAGSAGIVTLLSSQNLLEHLHVMGVEYIQVCSGNQECINGELLLGFTSSREANAGIQVFRDAGYSEECFNMVFSIDFAKKLTKKIDKLQFEAILKPNQYVEMVDKDWVDVIPSSPNSYEFHSSIYSCLNACPPSKVCFIDITA from the exons ATGCAGGGGTGCGCAGCTCTTTCTTGTTCTTCAAACGCTATCTCTTCTGCTCCAGTTGGTCTCTTCTTTACTCAAACACTAACACTTCCCTTTCGAAATCAAAGCATTGGATCTTCTTTTCCTGCTCAATCAAGCTTCAAAATTTTCCATGTTCGCCAAAGCACCCTCCCTCTGCTTCACTGCACTG CTACTGAGGAGATCTTGGAGGCTAGCGAAACAGAGGGAAACTTTGTTGAAACTGGGTACATATATAGTGTTCATGGGCTTCAAGGAGAGGTTCGAGTAAAGGCTACTACTGATTTTCCTGAATTGCGATTTTCCGAG CCAGGAAGGCGATGGTTGAGGCAGCAAGTCTCAGGGAGAGAGATGGTTCAAGAAATTGAACTAGTGGAGGGAAGAGGTCATCCAGGACAGAAGAGTTGGATACTTAGATTCCATGAAGTCAACACAATTGAGCAG GCTCAAAAACTTGTTGGGTCGACTGTACTGGTGAAGGACGAAGATAGACCAGTCCTGGAAGAAGGTGAATTTTACACCCGCGACCTCGTTGGGATGAGAGTTTTTCTAAAG GAAACTAGAGAACCAGTGGGAACTGTTATTAATGTTTTCAACAGTGGAGCTAGTGATCTCCTACATGTTGAGCTTGACTCAAATATTAGTCTGTCAGATCGAAATGGAAAGCAAAGGCTGGAAGGAGGTGCATCTGGTCCGCTTGTATGGGTTCCTTTTGTTGAAGCAATTGTTCCAACTGTTGATTTGAGTAAAAGGGAAATGTTGATTACACCTCCTAAAGGTCTTCTAGAGTTAAATATCCGTGCTGATGAGAGGTCCAAGAAAGAGAGGCGACAGCTT GAatggaaagagagaaaaaagttTCAGAAACGCCTTATAGCAGCCAAGAAGAAATTACATGAAATGGAACAAGATCATATATTTCATGGTTTTAGATACGGCGAGAAAAACCAAAGGAGCTTCCTTGCAGACCAGATAGTTGATGTAAATTCAATGCTGCTTCAGCATGCATTGCAGAATATGAAGATGCCATATAAGAG ATGGAGCTTTCCAGACTTTGTTAATGCTTTAGAAGtttcaaatacattaaaaatatcaaaagaaTTCCTTTCAAAAGAAAATGTGGAACATTCCAGCATTTGTTCTAAAGTGCAAGAGCAGGGTCGCGGCCTCATATCTTGCGGCAAGGTTGCCATTGTTTTAGCTTTGGGAGAAATGCTTGGATGGTCTATTCCTGAACCTGTTGGCTCTCATAATAATGAGGACATTGCCTATCTGCATATCAAGGCATTGGTAGATGACAGCCTCAGACTGCTCAAG ACGGAGGACCAGCTGTCTGTACCTCTTATATTGGTGTGTCCTGCTGAATCTATTGAATATCTCAAACAGTTGTTCATGGATCATGACTACTTCTCTTTCAACTCCGAGAAG GTTTGGTTCTTGGGAGAAGAGAAACTCCCTGTTGTCACTGCATCACAGGAAGAAGAAAGCAAGCATAAAATTTTGATGAAATCACCTTGGGAGATACTCCAGCAACCAGCTGGATCAGCAGGAATTGTTACTTTGCTCTCATCACAGAACCTACTAGAGCATTTACATGTGATGGGCGTGGAGTATATTCAG GTCTGTTCTGGAAATCAAGAATGCATAAATGGGGAGTTGCTACTTGGTTTTACTAGCTCACGTGAAGCCAATGCGGGGATCCAAGTCTTCCGGGATGCTGgctactcggaagaatgcttCAACATGGTATTTTCCATTGATTTTGCAAAGAAGTTGACTAAGAAGATCGACAAACTTCAATTTGAAGCCATTTTAAAGCCAAATCAGTACGTGGAGATGGTAGATAAAGACTGGGTTGATGTCATCCCCTCCTCACCAAACTCATATGAGTTTCATTCTTCAATTTATAGCTGCTTGAACGCTTGTCCTCCTAGTAAAGTTTGTTTTATAGACATTACTGCATGA
- the LOC107774353 gene encoding membrane protein PM19L-like: protein MAGGQLKPVASLLLVLNFCMYAVVLGIAGWAMNFAIDHGFIIGADFDLPAHFSPIYFPMGNSATGFFVVFALIAGVVGVASLLSGLNHIRQWNIDSLPAATSAAAIAWSLTLLAMGFAWKEVQLNYRNAKLRTMEAFLIILSFTQLVYIMAIHGASTRR from the exons ATGGCTGGTGGGCAATTGAAACCTGTTGCTTCTTTGCTTTTGGTCCTTAATTTCTGCATGTATGCTGTTGTTTTAGGGATTGCTGGCTGGGCCATGAACTTTGCCATTGATCATGGTTTCATCATTG GTGCAGATTTTGATCTTCCAGCACATTTCTCTCCAATTTACTTCCCAATGGGGAATTCTGCCACTGGATTCTTTGTTGTATTTGCTTTGATTGCAGGTGTGGTTGGAGTTGCATCTCTTCTCTCTGGGCTCAACCATATTCGCCAGTGGAACATCGACAGCTTACCAGCTGCTACTTCTGCTGCAGCTATTGCCTGGAGTCTTACACTCCTTGCCATGGG CTTTGCATGGAAAGAAGTTCAACTCAACTACAGGAATGCCAAATTG AGAACAATGGAAGCATTCTTAATAATTCTATCGTTTACTCAATTGGTATACATCATGGCCATTCATGGTGCTTCAACAAGGAGATAA
- the LOC107774356 gene encoding uncharacterized protein LOC107774356 isoform X2, protein MVQEIELVEGRGHPGQKSWILRFHEVNTIEQAQKLVGSTVLVKDEDRPVLEEGEFYTRDLVGMRVFLKETREPVGTVINVFNSGASDLLHVELDSNISLSDRNGKQRLEGGASGPLVWVPFVEAIVPTVDLSKREMLITPPKGLLELNIRADERSKKERRQLEWKERKKFQKRLIAAKKKLHEMEQDHIFHGFRYGEKNQRSFLADQIVDVNSMLLQHALQNMKMPYKRWSFPDFVNALEVSNTLKISKEFLSKENVEHSSICSKVQEQGRGLISCGKVAIVLALGEMLGWSIPEPVGSHNNEDIAYLHIKALVDDSLRLLKTEDQLSVPLILVCPAESIEYLKQLFMDHDYFSFNSEKVWFLGEEKLPVVTASQEEESKHKILMKSPWEILQQPAGSAGIVTLLSSQNLLEHLHVMGVEYIQVCSGNQECINGELLLGFTSSREANAGIQVFRDAGYSEECFNMVFSIDFAKKLTKKIDKLQFEAILKPNQYVEMVDKDWVDVIPSSPNSYEFHSSIYSCLNACPPSKVCFIDITA, encoded by the exons ATGGTTCAAGAAATTGAACTAGTGGAGGGAAGAGGTCATCCAGGACAGAAGAGTTGGATACTTAGATTCCATGAAGTCAACACAATTGAGCAG GCTCAAAAACTTGTTGGGTCGACTGTACTGGTGAAGGACGAAGATAGACCAGTCCTGGAAGAAGGTGAATTTTACACCCGCGACCTCGTTGGGATGAGAGTTTTTCTAAAG GAAACTAGAGAACCAGTGGGAACTGTTATTAATGTTTTCAACAGTGGAGCTAGTGATCTCCTACATGTTGAGCTTGACTCAAATATTAGTCTGTCAGATCGAAATGGAAAGCAAAGGCTGGAAGGAGGTGCATCTGGTCCGCTTGTATGGGTTCCTTTTGTTGAAGCAATTGTTCCAACTGTTGATTTGAGTAAAAGGGAAATGTTGATTACACCTCCTAAAGGTCTTCTAGAGTTAAATATCCGTGCTGATGAGAGGTCCAAGAAAGAGAGGCGACAGCTT GAatggaaagagagaaaaaagttTCAGAAACGCCTTATAGCAGCCAAGAAGAAATTACATGAAATGGAACAAGATCATATATTTCATGGTTTTAGATACGGCGAGAAAAACCAAAGGAGCTTCCTTGCAGACCAGATAGTTGATGTAAATTCAATGCTGCTTCAGCATGCATTGCAGAATATGAAGATGCCATATAAGAG ATGGAGCTTTCCAGACTTTGTTAATGCTTTAGAAGtttcaaatacattaaaaatatcaaaagaaTTCCTTTCAAAAGAAAATGTGGAACATTCCAGCATTTGTTCTAAAGTGCAAGAGCAGGGTCGCGGCCTCATATCTTGCGGCAAGGTTGCCATTGTTTTAGCTTTGGGAGAAATGCTTGGATGGTCTATTCCTGAACCTGTTGGCTCTCATAATAATGAGGACATTGCCTATCTGCATATCAAGGCATTGGTAGATGACAGCCTCAGACTGCTCAAG ACGGAGGACCAGCTGTCTGTACCTCTTATATTGGTGTGTCCTGCTGAATCTATTGAATATCTCAAACAGTTGTTCATGGATCATGACTACTTCTCTTTCAACTCCGAGAAG GTTTGGTTCTTGGGAGAAGAGAAACTCCCTGTTGTCACTGCATCACAGGAAGAAGAAAGCAAGCATAAAATTTTGATGAAATCACCTTGGGAGATACTCCAGCAACCAGCTGGATCAGCAGGAATTGTTACTTTGCTCTCATCACAGAACCTACTAGAGCATTTACATGTGATGGGCGTGGAGTATATTCAG GTCTGTTCTGGAAATCAAGAATGCATAAATGGGGAGTTGCTACTTGGTTTTACTAGCTCACGTGAAGCCAATGCGGGGATCCAAGTCTTCCGGGATGCTGgctactcggaagaatgcttCAACATGGTATTTTCCATTGATTTTGCAAAGAAGTTGACTAAGAAGATCGACAAACTTCAATTTGAAGCCATTTTAAAGCCAAATCAGTACGTGGAGATGGTAGATAAAGACTGGGTTGATGTCATCCCCTCCTCACCAAACTCATATGAGTTTCATTCTTCAATTTATAGCTGCTTGAACGCTTGTCCTCCTAGTAAAGTTTGTTTTATAGACATTACTGCATGA
- the LOC107774355 gene encoding large ribosomal subunit protein eL32z: MAVPLLKKTIIKKRVKQFKRHQSDRRITVKTNWRRPKGIDSRVRRKFKGCVLMPNIGYGSDKKTRHYLPNGFKKFVVHNASELDILLMHNRTYCAEIAHNVSTRKRKEIVERAAQLDVVVTNKLARLRSQEDE; this comes from the exons ATGGCGGTTCCGCTACTGAAGAAGACGATAATCAAGAAAAGAGTGAAGCAATTTAAGAGGCATCAGAGTGATAGGAGAATCACTGTCAAg ACAAATTGGCGCAGACCAAAGGGTATTGACTCCAGAGTCAGGAGAAAGTTCAAGGGATGTGTCTTGATGCCCAACATTGGCTATGGTTCAGACAAGAAGACTCGTCATTATCTTCCTAATGGCTTTAAGAAGTTTGTTGTACACAATGCAAGTGAACTTGATATTTTGTTGATGCACAATAG GACTTACTGTGCAGAGATTGCACATAATGTATCCACCAGGAAGAGGAAGGAGATTGTCGAGCGAGCAGCCCAACTAGATGTTGTAGTAACTAACAAGCTTGCTAGGTTGCGCAGCCAGGAAGATGAATGA
- the LOC107774354 gene encoding pentatricopeptide repeat-containing protein At5g46460, mitochondrial-like, with the protein MPNHVLLRVAISQSPKSYTISVPSRSLIGLARFFRVASPTCYSILSEHLKNRRIDEARELFERIPSPNIYLCTKMIAGYAENLRLSEALKLFDKMPVKDTVMWNLMIKGCVNCGDMEMGLKLFKEMTQRNVISYTTMINGFLKFGKVEEAESLFREMPERDMAAWNAMIYGYFENGRVEDAVKLFERMTYKNVISWTSVISGLDQHGRSDDALLIFKKMLDFGVEPTSSTFASVITACASVRDLGLGSEIHACVVKVGYLYDTYVTASLITLYANCMHVDDSSKVFSERLHNNVVVWTSLLTGYGLNCKHKEALKVFGDMIRIGLLPNQSSFTSALNSSCEMESIDLGREIHGVAVKLGLNTDAFVGNSLVVLYSKCGNVNDGLIVFKEIPEKNIVSWNSIIVGFAQHGCGNWALTLFAQMVRSRVDMDDITFTGLLAACSHSGMLEKGRRLFQYISQISPVEVTLEHYSCMVDILCRSGKLKEAEDLVKSMPMGPNLSIWLALLSGCKKHLNLELAERAAEKVFHLDPNCSAAYVLLSNIYAFSGRWNDVARIRGNMKRRGNIKQPGCSWVNQKGIRHTFLSGDTLHPLSDKIYEKLERLTEKLKEYGYVPDQRYALHDVEDEQKEVLLSYHSERLAICFALITTVHGCTITVMKNLRVCGDCHSAIKLIAKIVEREIIVRDSSRFHHFRDGFCSCSDYW; encoded by the coding sequence ATGCCTAACCATGTCCTTCTTCGTGTTGCTATATCTCAATCACCCAAATCATACACCATCTCAGTTCCATCAAGATCTCTAATTGGTTTAGCAAGATTCTTCAGAGTAGCTAGCCCCACTTGCTATTCTATTCTATCTGAGCACTTAAAGAACCGACGAATTGATGAAGCTAGAGAGCTTTTCGAAAGAATTCCATctccaaatatctatttatgcaCCAAAATGATAGCTGGGTATGCTGAGAATCTAAGGTTGAGTGAGGCACTGAAgctgtttgataaaatgcctgtAAAAGATACGGTTATGTGGAACTTGATGATCAAAGGGTGTGTAAATTGTGGGGATATGGAGATGGGATTGAAGCTTTTTAAGGAAATGACTCAAAGAAATGTCATTTCTTACACGACGATGATAAATGGGTTTTTGAAGTTTGGAAAGGTTGAAGAGGCTGAGAGTTTGTTTAGGGAGATGCCAGAAAGGGATATGGCTGCTTGGAATGCTATGATTTATGGGTATTTTGAGAATGGAAGAGTGGAGGATGCTGTTAAATTGTTTGAGCGGATGACCTATAAGAATGTGATTTCTTGGACGTCAGTTATTAGCGGGCTTGATCAGCATGGGAGGAGTGATGACGCTCTATTGATTTTTAAGAAGATGCTAGATTTTGGCGTTGAGCCCACTTCTAGTACCTTTGCTTCCGTTATCACAGCTTGTGCTAGTGTAAGGGATTTAGGTCTAGGTAGTGAAATTCATGCCTGTGTTGTAAAGGTTGGTTATCTGTATGATACTTATGTCACTGCTTCACTAATAACATTATATGCTAATTGCATGCACGTGGATGATTCTTCTAAGGTATTCAGTGAGAGGTTGCACAATAACGTTGTTGTATGGACATCTCTTTTGACAGGGTATGGCTTGAATTGTAAGCACAAAGAAGCATTGAAAGTGTTCGGGGATATGATTAGAATTGGTCTACTTCCCAATCAGTCTTCCTTCACTAGTGCCCTAAATTCCTCCTGTGAAATGGAGTCTATTGATCTTGGCAGAGAGATTCATGGTGTAGCAGTCAAACTCGGATTAAACACTGATGCCTTTGTTGGTAATTCGCTAGTTGTATTGTATTCAAAATGTGGAAATGTAAACGATGGACTCATTGTATTCAAGGAGATTCCTGAAAAGAACATTGTTTCATGGAACTCGATCATTGTTGGATTTGCACAACATGGATGTGGAAATTGGGCACTCACATTGTTTGCCCAGATGGTACGTTCAAGGGTTGATATGGATGATATCACATTTACTGGGCTACTTGCTGCCTGTAGCCATTCTGGCATGCTAGAGAAAGGAAGACGCTTATTTCAGTATATCTCCCAAATCTCACCTGTTGAAGTGACACTTGAGCATTATAGTTGTATGGTAGATATCCTTTGCAGAAGTGGGAAGTTAAAAGAGGCAGAGGATTTGGTGAAAAGTATGCCCATGGGACCAAATTTGTCAATATGGCTAGCTTTGCTTAGTGGTTGCAAGAAGCATTTAAACTTAGAACTGGCCGAAAGAGCTGCAGAAAAAGTTTTTCATCTTGACCCAAATTGTAGCGCTGCTTATGTTTTATTATCTAATATTTATGCTTTTTCTGGTAGATGGAATGATGTTGCCAGAATTAGAGGAAATATGAAAAGAAGAGGAAATATAAAACAACCGGGATGCAGTTGGGTTAATCAAAAGGGAATCCGGCATACATTTCTTTCTGGTGATACTTTGCATCCTCTAAGTGATAAGATATACGAAAAGCTGGAACGGTTGACGGAAAAGTTGAAAGAATATGGTTATGTCCCTGATCAGAGATATGCATTGCATGACGTAGAGGATGAACAGAAGGAAGTTCTGCTGTCGTATCACAGTGAGAGGCTTGCTATTTGCTTTGCATTAATTACGACTGTACATGGTTGTActataacagtaatgaagaaccTGCGTGTCTGTGGGGACTGCCATTCTGCCATCAAGCTCATAGCAAAAATTGTTGAACGTGAAATCATTGTAAGAGATTCTAGCCGCTTTCATCACTTTAGGGATGGCTTCTGTTCTTGTTCAGATTACTGGTAG